A portion of the Trichomycterus rosablanca isolate fTriRos1 chromosome 17, fTriRos1.hap1, whole genome shotgun sequence genome contains these proteins:
- the trappc10 gene encoding trafficking protein particle complex subunit 10 has translation MESHEEKPIIYTMENKPIVTCAGDQNLFTALYSLLAQQLPREPMEWRRSYGRAPKMIHLEANLVQFKEELLPKEGNKALLTFPFLHIYWTDCCDTETYKSSVKEDMQRWQSTLRQHGSVDWLIVVVENDGKKKNKTNILPRTSIMDKIRNDFCNKQSDRCVSLSDPLKDSSRSQESWNSFLTKLRTLLLMSFTKNLGRFEDDMRTMREKRTEPGWSFCDYFMVQEELAFVFEMLQQYEDALVQYDELDALFTQYVLNFGAGDGANWLGSFCQAVRNWNGLLLRRPIDMEKRELIQRSEASLLDLRSYLFSRQCTLLIFLQRPWEVTQRALELLHNCVQELRLLEVSVPQGALDCWVFLSCLEVLHRIEGCCDRTQLEANFSHTVGLWTYATEKLKSLGCMCGLVSENGPNSEELNRTVDLLAGLGPERPETANSPQSPYKKLKEALSSVEAFEKHYLELSHAALEMYRAIGRLRSARLVGKSLAEFYMRKGDAQTAKTFLQDSLKSYTTEGWSLPLTHTRKQIAECLKQLQQTEDYLQTSALLASDTNLTDEERKHFCQEVLTFANKSPEAKDQRVTLSMTAFAQLKELRFLPAAATVHVGATLQLELHLCSQMPVPMCLEQLAASVHFLHEQPGTRSGPTGSQWRQGPSPDGVMTFPFLSHLSGAAPGTSMPALELHEMHDRSPTDNTLTSTSMVCKNVHMVLRGSEGSFPLDTSSATGSAFNMEAGMQMLKTKDVTLQPGNNSILFNAPTTQAGTYTLRQLCATVGRVQFVLPHIYPIVQYEVYSQEPQLTIEPLTESLLAGLPQQVKFTIVTGHYEIKKGDALQLSNTDSMPILHSSSCSARILSSTGELVGDAALSIQASQKVTSISLPLIPPYHTLEFQLEVLCHIPSSLGRPESERLTNGEIRHRPKNRTRYNSGMVTIDQKISVDCPWSIYSILLSLTFYTPFRAKHSLLSAGKRKYVQVCLENVSNTNFRIANQTLSVHQHTPSLELLSLNAKAHQLVYSRQSIFSLWEVKWNTEPPLCLQCIFSASFSPADAPDTALKPYSYEFQLESVTTTYSVTADIQPAVGEQHCHAGALCRLEVSITRLTEPNEAEREDEELTESEGLRTTRLMYEVVDNSSNWAVCGKSSGLVSMPMAAMATHKVQMEVMPLFAGKLPFPSIRVFKYLPHTAQPPSQSDTDSCLENDNLSLLDKGLEDQADTASLRSRGSVHSVGSNAEQPQRSVPIPRLEPFSSGQVFNCSQARQVLVLPSTDDHVVEVNVT, from the exons GTCTTACGGTCGAGCACCAAAGATGATCCACCTAGAAGCAAACTTGGTTCAGTTCAAAGAGGAGCTGCTTCCTAAAGAGGGAAACAAAGCTCTGCTCACATTTCCCTTCCTGCACATTTACTGGACTGACTGCTGC GACACAGAGACATACAAGTCCTCTGTAAAGGAGGACATGCAGCGGTGGCAGAGCACGCTGCGGCAGCATGGATCGGTCGACTGGCTTATCGTGGTGGTGGAGAATGATGGCAAGAAAAAGAACAAGACCAACATCCTGCCCCGTACCTCCATCATGGACAAGATCCGCAACGATTTCTGCAACAAGCAGAGCGACAG gtgtgtttctctctctgacCCTCTGAAGGACTCATCTCGTTCTCAGGAATCATGGAACTCATTTTTGACAAAGCTGCGCACTTTGCTTCTTATGTCCTTTACCAAAAACCTGGGCCGCTTTGAGGACGACATGCGCACTATGCGTGAAAAACGAACTGAGCCGGGCTGGAGCTTCTGTGATTACTTTATGGTCCAG gagGAGTTGGCATTTGTGTTTGAAATGCTGCAGCAGTACGAAGACGCTCTGGTCCAGTATGATGAGCTGGATGCTCTCTTCACTCAGTATGTTCTTAACTTCGGCGCTGGAG ATGGAGCAAACTGGCTTGGCTCATTTTGCCAGGCGGTGCGGAACTGGAATGGGCTACTTCTGCGCCGACCCATAGACATGGAGAAAAGGGAGCTGATCCAGCGTAGCGAGGCCAGTCTGTTGGACCTGCGCAGCTACCTCTTCTCCCGCCAGTGCACTCTGCTCATTTTCCTGCAAAGGCCGTGGGAGGTTACACAGAGAGCACTGGAGCTTCTGCACAACTGTGTACAGGAGCTTCGTCTGCTTGAG GTCTCAGTCCCTCAGGGGGCTCTGGACTGCTGGGTGTTTCTCAGCTGTCTGGAGGTGCTGCACAGAATTGAGGGGTGTTGCGATCGTACCCAGCTGGAGGCCAACTTCTCTCACACTGTGGGTCTCTGGACATATGCTACTGAGAAG CTGAAGTCTCTGGGCTGCATGTGTGGTTTGGTGTCAGAGAACGGTCCCAACTCTGAGGAGCTGAACCGCACCGTGGATCTGCTAGCAGGCCTCGGCCCAGAAAGACCAGAGACAG CCAACAGTCCCCAGAGCCCATATAAAAAACTCAAAGAAGCCTTATCATCGGTGGAAGCTTTTGAAAAACACTATTTG GAGTTGTCCCATGCTGCTTTGGAGATGTACAGAGCCATCGGGAGGCTGCGTTCAGCTCGGTTGGTGGGGAAGAGCCTTGCTGAGTTCTACAT GAGGAAAGGTGATGCCCAGACAGCAAAGACTTTCCTGCAGGACTCTTTGAAATCCTACACAACGGAAGGCTGGAGTCTGCCGCTCACACATACGCGCAAGCAAATTGCAGAATGTTTGAAACAGCTACAGCAGACTGAAGA CTACCTGCAGACAAGCGCTCTACTCGCCAGCGACACCAATCTGACAGATGAGGAGAGGAAGCACTTTTGCCAGGAGGTCCTCACCTTCGCCAACAAGTCCCCAGAGGCCAAAG ACCAGCGAGTGACTCTAAGCATGACTGCATTTGCTCAGCTAAAGGAGTTGCGGTTCCTTCCGGCTGCTGCGACTGTGCACGTGGGTGCTACCCTGCAGCTGGAGTTGCATCTGTGCAGCCAAATGCCTGTTCCCATGTGCCTGGAGCAACTGGCTGCCAGTGTCCACTTTTTACATGAACAGCCAGGCACACGTTCTGGCCCCACAGGCTCCCAGTGGCGCCAGGGTCCCAGCCCAGATGGTGTAATGACTTTTCCTTTCTTGAGTCACCTTAGTGGGGCAGCACCAGGCACATCCATGCCTGCACTGGAGCTTCATGAAATGCACGACCGCAGTCCCACAGACAACACACTTACCTCCACCAGCATGGTCTGTAAAAATGTGCACATGGTGCTGCGAGGTAGTGAGGGCTCTTTTCCTTTGGATACGTCCAGTGCCACAGGCTCTGCCTTTAACATGGAGGCTGGAATGCAGATGCTAAAGACCAAAGACGTGACACTCCAGCCTGGCAACAATAGCATCCTTTTTAATGCACCG ACTACACAAGCAGGAACCTACACTCTGCGGCAGTTGTGTGCTACAGTGGGTCGGGTGCAGTTTGTGCTGCCTCATATTTACCCTATAGTGCAGTACGAGGTCTACTCTCAGGAACCTCAACTGACCATTGAGCCCCTCACAG AGAGCCTGCTGGCTGGGCTCCCTCAGCAGGTGAAGTTCACTATTGTAACGGGCCACTACGAGATTAAAAAGGGTGACGCTCTACAGCTAAGCAACACTGATTCCATGCCCATCCTGCACTCTTCCTCCTGCTCTGCCCGCATCCTTTCCAGCACTGGAG AGCTGGTGGGAGATGCTGCTTTGTCTATCCAGGCCTCACAGAAGGTGACAAGCATCTCTCTGCCTCTGATTCCACCCTACCATACTCTGGAGTTCCAGCTAGAGGTGCTGTGCCATATTCCATCATCTCTGGGGCGGCCCGAGAGCGAACGTCTCACCAATGGGGAGATCCGTCACCGGCCAAAGAATCGTACACGCTACAACAGTGGCATGGTTACCATTGACCAAAAG aTTTCCGTTGACTGTCCCTGGTCTATATATTCTATCCTCTTATCACTCACGTTCTACACTCCCTTCAGAGCCAAACACTCGTTACTGTCAGCTGGAAAAAG GAAGTACGTCCAGGTGTGCCTCGAAAATGTTTCAAACACAAACTTCCGAATCGCCAACCAAACCCTGTCAGTGCATCAGCACACCCCTTCATTGGAGTTGCTTTCTCTCAATGCTAAAGCTCACCAG TTGGTGTACAGTAGGCAGTCTATATTCAGTCTGTGGGAGGTGAAGTGGAACACTGAGCCACCGCTGTGTTTGCAGTGTATATTTTCAGCCAGCTTCTCTCCTGCCGATGCTCCAGATACAGCACTCAAACCCTACAGCTACGAGTTCCAGCTAGAGAGTGTGACg acAACTTACAGTGTAACGGCAGACATCCAACCTGCTGTGGGAGAGCAGCACTGTCATGCTGGTGCCCTCTGTCGGCTGGAAGTGTCAATTACACGTCTGACTGAGCCAAATGAGGCGGAGAGAGAGGATGAGGAGTTAACGGAGAGCGAAGGCCTCAGAACGACCAGGCTCATGTATGAGG TGGTGGATAACAGCAGTAACTGGGCGGTGTGTGGGAAGAGTTCGGGGTTGGTATCCATGCCCATGGCTGCCATGGCTACTCACAAAGTTCAGATGGAAGTCATGCCTCTGTTTGCGGGCAAGCTGCCCTTTCCCAGCATCCGAGTGTTTAAGTACCTGCCCCACACTGCGCAACCCCCAAGCCAGTCTGACACAG ATTCCTGCTTGGAGAACGACAACCTGTCCCTGTTGGATAAAGGTTTGGAGGATCAGGCTGACACGGCGAGCCTGCGCAGTCGAGGCAGCGTTCACTCGGTGGGCAGCAACGCAGAGCAGCCCCAGAGGTCTGTACCTATACCTCGTCTGGAGCCCTTCAGCTCAGGCCAGGTGTTTAACTGCAGCCAGGCACGCCAGGTTCTGGTGCTGCCCAGCACGGACGACCACGTGGTAGAGGTCAATGTCACATGA